The following coding sequences are from one Triticum aestivum cultivar Chinese Spring chromosome 5A, IWGSC CS RefSeq v2.1, whole genome shotgun sequence window:
- the LOC123108461 gene encoding protein TIFY 6a has product MSMEIRSSHHHEEATGNLMTPGSEYPPGMQRGGAPATATHRRQFQPIPAPFMSFRPPTSSTPMTMPHHHQGQLRFHGHHGGSRPFHQPPPGANPGAADGVASTTHQRFTAMSAASRSAVGVYAPSRRIWNPKSTLMTMFYNGAVNVFDVPVDKAQEIMVLASRASVSTPPRPTEIQKPDFHVPGNTRFAVPDPRKTFATHVSTISSRIPAVPQAPMLSKSTPPGYQNYAPDPTTSSGVPSSVVPPVCRASSAQPMQQASSVAVAAAVRPIAVRQSRKASLARFLEKRKDRVSSVTPYQVSKSPLESSRSLGSASTPSRLSSADNAPPSNNCQESMSYVSNDAMSAIPHRVVIELE; this is encoded by the exons atgtcaATGGAGATTCGGAGCAGCCACCACCACGAGGAGGCGACCGGAAATCTAATGACGCCGGGATCAG AATACCCGCCGGGAATGCAGCGAGGAGGAGCACCTGCGACTGCGACGCACCGGCGGCAGTTCCAGCCCATTCCGGCGCCCTTCATGTCATTCAGGCCGCCCACCTCCAGCACGCCCATGACGATGCCACATCATCATCAG GGGCAGCTCCGGTTCCACGGCCACCACGGCGGATCCAGGCCGTTTCACCAGCCGCCGCCGGGGGCCAACCCAGGTGCCGCCGATGGCGTCGCGTCCACAACTCACCAGCGTTTCACCGCAATGAGCGCCGCGTCCAGGTCTGCGGTTGGCGTCTACGCCCCAAG CCGGCGCATATGGAATCCAAAGTCAACACTGATGACCATGTTCTACAACGGCGCCGTCAACGTGTTCGACGTCCCGGTGGACAAG GCCCAAGAGATTATGGTTTTAGCAAGCAGGGCATCTGTTTCAACCCCACCGAGACCCACTGAAATTCAGAAACCAGACTTCCATGTCCCTGGCAATACCAGATTTGCAGTGCCCGACCCGAGGAAGACCTTTGCAACTCATGTATCCACCATTTCAAGTCGAATCCCCGCTGTACCACAAGCTCCGATGCTCTCCAAGAGCACGCCGCCAGGCTACCAAAATTACGCTCCTGATCCGACAACATCTTCAGGCGTACCGTCATCAGTTGTTCCTCCGGTATGCCGGGCATCCTCAGCGCAACCGATGCAACAAGCATCTTCAGTTGCCGTCGCAGCAGCCGTTAGGCCAATAG CTGTCCGTCAATCTCGGAAAGCATCTCTTGCCCGATTCTTGGAAAAGCGAAAAGATAG AGTTTCAAGTGTCACGCCATACCAGGTTTCAAAGAGCCCGCTAGAGAGCAGTCGAAGCTTGGGCAGTGCGAGCACTCCAAGCAGGTTATCTAGTGCAGACAATGCTCCACCCAGCAACAACTGCCAGGAGTCTATGAGCTATGTTAGCAATGACGCTATGTCAGCAATTCCTCATAGGGTAGTTATAGAGTTGGAATGA
- the LOC123108462 gene encoding protein TIFY 6a, which translates to MSMEIGSNDCEEEEEDTGNGNPMKPGTLLHSAYPPPPGLLRRGAPVTHRRQSQQAIPAPFMSSGPPTADTPMPHHQGQLGMFHGQHGGSRPLFCPPGSYPSAADAIASRNQQRFTANSAVYAPSRRIWNPNSTLMTMFYNGAVNMFDVPVDKAREIMVLASRTSVSDNAARVPVPEPRHVSVISSPIPAVSQAPTISKRIPGYQNYTPAPTTSSGVPSSVVPPPSQASSAQRMQQASPAVAAAIKPIAVHQSRKASLARFLEKRKERVSSVTPYPLSKSPLVSSGTFGSASTPSRLSSAKSL; encoded by the exons ATGTCCATGGAGATTGGGAGCAACgactgtgaggaggaggaggaggacactgGCAATGGCAATCCGATGAAGCCAGGTACTCTTCTACATTCAGCATACCCGCCGCCGCCGGGGCTGCTGCGACGAGGAGCACCTGTCACGCACCGGCGGCAGTCCCAGCAGGCTATTCCGGCGCCCTTCATGTCATCCGGGCCGCCCACCGCCGACACGCCGATGCCCCATCATCAG GGGCAGCTCGGTATGTTCCATGGCCAGCACGGCGGATCCAGGCCGCTGTTCTGTCCGCCAGGGAGCTACCCAAGTGCCGCCGATGCCATCGCGTCCAGAAATCAGCAGCGTTTCACCGCCAACAGTGCCGTCTATGCCCCAAG CCGGCGCATATGGAATCCAAATTCAACACTAATGACTATGTTCTACAACGGCGCAGTCAACATGTTCGACGTCCCGGTGGACAAG GCCCGGGAGATTATGGTGTTAGCAAGCAGGACATCTGTTTCTGACAATGCTGCAAGAGTGCCCGTGCCTGAGCCGAGGCATGTGTCGGTCATTTCAAGTCCAATCCCCGCCGTGTCACAAGCTCCGACGATCTCCAAGCGCATACCAGGCTACCAAAATTACACCCCAGCTCCAACAACATCTTCAGGCGTACCATCATCAGTTGTTCCACCACCAAGTCAGGCATCCTCAGCTCAACGGATGCAACAAGCATCTCCTGCTGTCGCAGCAGCTATTAAGCCAATTG CTGTCCATCAATCTCGGAAAGCATCTCTCGCACGATTTTTAGAGAAGCGAAAAGAAAG AGTTTCAAGTGTCACACCGTACCCATTGTCAAAGAGCCCGCTAGTGAGCAGCGGCACCTTTGGTAGTGCGAGCACTCCAAGCAGGTTATCTAGCGCCAAGAGTCTATGA